A genomic region of uncultured Paludibaculum sp. contains the following coding sequences:
- the trmD gene encoding tRNA (guanosine(37)-N1)-methyltransferase TrmD: MIFHVLSIFPEFFQGPFEHGVVGRAAKSGLLEIRIHDLRTWTYDFHRTVDDRPFGGGEGMVLKPQPLFEAVEAILPNRDPERQKVALLSAQGPVFHQGTARRFLELDELLLICGRYEGVDERVSQHLADEEISIGDFVLSGGELAAAVVVDAVSRLIPGVLGNEESSRQESFSALDGGDESGILDCPHYTRPATFRGWSVPEVLLGGNHAEIRKWRRQAALEKTKRLRPDLLPSEVAVSDPDGVVKKG; the protein is encoded by the coding sequence CCAAATCGGGTCTGCTGGAGATCAGGATCCACGATCTGCGGACGTGGACTTACGACTTCCACCGGACCGTGGACGATCGGCCGTTTGGCGGCGGTGAGGGCATGGTGCTGAAGCCGCAACCGCTGTTCGAGGCGGTAGAGGCGATTCTGCCCAACCGGGATCCGGAGCGGCAGAAGGTCGCGTTGCTTTCGGCCCAGGGGCCGGTGTTCCACCAGGGAACGGCCCGGCGGTTTTTGGAGTTGGATGAGCTGTTGCTGATCTGCGGGCGCTATGAAGGCGTCGACGAACGGGTCAGCCAGCATCTGGCCGACGAGGAGATCTCGATCGGTGATTTTGTGTTGAGCGGCGGAGAGTTAGCCGCCGCGGTAGTTGTGGACGCGGTCTCCCGGTTGATTCCGGGCGTCCTTGGCAACGAGGAATCCTCACGTCAGGAGTCGTTCTCGGCTCTCGACGGCGGGGACGAGTCTGGAATCCTCGATTGTCCGCACTACACGCGGCCGGCAACGTTTCGCGGCTGGAGCGTGCCGGAAGTTCTGCTGGGCGGAAATCATGCTGAGATCCGCAAGTGGCGCCGGCAGGCGGCATTGGAGAAAACGAAACGGCTCCGGCCGGATCTGCTGCCTTCAGAGGTGGCGGTGTCCGACCCGGATGGAGTAGTGAAGAAAGGTTAG